Proteins from a single region of Neodiprion virginianus isolate iyNeoVirg1 chromosome 4, iyNeoVirg1.1, whole genome shotgun sequence:
- the LOC124303641 gene encoding prostatic acid phosphatase-like: MRTVEAVVAVVTTCIVFGASSAYSKNVDLGTIVFANILFRHGDRTPVDPYPTDPWGNETLWPVPFGQLTNVGKSQHLRLGRWFRERYSHLLPECYTPYDVYVQSTDIDRTLMSAEANLAGLYPPEGDQVWDKLKWMPIPVHTIPELEDSLLASKKYCPKYEMELQNVMNSPEIRKIDDDNQELYNYLSKKAGTMVQSVSDVSGIYNTLFIEVLYNRTLPEWTKSVYPDKLKPLADFSFTVEAHNKLLQRLKSGRLLGEMVDHLVSKSKNALFPNRKIWIYSAHDTTVANFLMTLDLFEPHCPPYTATVLVELRVNSLKQYIVTISYKNTSAEPRLLTLPGCEVACPLGKFVELTNDMIPKDWAKECLLGWEQYAHNITMPSIFGISILLLVIIVLLGLLIIGVAYYHRNCDSNRYYFKLTTDPI, translated from the exons ATGCGAACCGTCGAAGCGGTCGTAGCGGTGGTGACCACTTGCATTGTTTTCGGCGCCTCATCGGCCTACAGCAAAAATGTTGATCTAGGAACCATAGTCTTCGCAAACATT CTCTTCAGACATGGAGACCGGACACCTGTCGACCCTTATCCCACTGATCCTTGGGGTAACGAAACCTTATGGCCTGTACCTTTTGGTCAACTTACCAAT GTTGGAAAAAGTCAGCATCTCAGGCTTGGTCGTTGGTTTAGAGAACGTTATTCGCATTTACTGCCAGAATGTTATACTCCTTATGATGTATATGTACAAAGTACAGACATTGACAGGACGCTGATGTCCGCAGAGGCTAATTTGGCTGGTCTTTATCCACCTGAAGGAGATCAAGTTTGGGACAAACTTAAGTGGATGCCTATACCGGTCCATACTATACCTGAACTTGAGGACAGCTTGCTGGCAAGCAAAAAATACTGCCCAAAGTATGAAATGGAGTTGCAAAATGTTATGAACTCCCCCGAGATCAGGAAAATTGATGATGATAACCAAGAACTGTACAATTATTTGAGCAAAAAAGCTGGTACTATGGTTCAATCTGTCAGTGACGTTAGTGGCATATATAATACGCTATTTATTGAG GTTCTGTATAACCGCACCTTGCCCGAGTGGACAAAATCTGTATATCCAGATAAATTAAAACCTTTAGCGGATTTTAGTTTTACTGTAGAAGCTCACAATAAACTACTCCAAAGATTGAAGTCAG GACGATTATTAGGTGAAATGGTAGATCACCTAGTAAGCAAATCAAAAAATGCACTATTCCCGAATAGAAAAATATGGATATACAGCGCCCATGATACAACAGTGGCAAACTTTTTGATGACATTAGATTTATTTGAGCCACATTGTCCCCCATATACGGCGACTGTCCTTGTGGAATTGAGAGTGAACTCACTGAAACAGTATATTGTAACG ATTTCGTACAAAAATACGTCCGCTGAACCGAGGCTGTTAACTTTGCCAGGCTGTGAGGTCGCGTGTCCATTAGGGAAATTTGTAGAATTAACTAACGACATGATACCAAAAGATTGGGCAAAAGAATGTCTTCTAGGCTGGGAACAATACGCACACAACATTACCATGCCATCTATATTTG gtatttcaatattgttgCTGGTCATCATCGTATTACTAGGTTTGTTAATCATCGGCGTTGCCTACTATCACCGCAACTGTGATAGTAACCGTTATTACTTTAAGTTGACGACAGATCctatttaa
- the LOC124302488 gene encoding BUD13 homolog, translating into MISQKEYLKKYLSSDKDKKKIKKKKPKIGSKTVKIIDDDIDLKNMRAIEDGEFDIYNNTEDGPQIAGIVDERGPVDFSDKKRWKIITDDIDGDITVTSIDRNERISEAMSQSSRIPAPNSRDRSLSDDGKGSPPHRQRNDSDQKESSRKTLSSKKLRQHSVSSSIEKPPASEDSDFSPPRRVKKNNDLEKFTRRRKSFKKKQSRAVSSPASNSSDSENNDTSPPSRPRKDSDSDETRCKKSSKKKRRVENPCNSEDSKCSQPRIFRKNSDLDESICRKSFKKRHSAFSLNFEDNDLSLPRRIRKDSDSDLSPPRNSKAERIDCTKHSKQRENSLTSSRHDKHYNRTSKASPSVHFESLRSREKDEYKLGKHSNRSNSSEHERSNQQSRKDRTKLNSRRRKEGDKVRSISPQDRRRDGKKGGTNKHSRKDEGDSAPDLSPPRETQMNHEDLDSESKPLQKTSKNYQEMSEETTGFGQAPIFRDRKTGRRRDFAAERRDKEQKDEKRKELENKYAQWGRGLKQVEDHKEKLDRDLYEMSKPLARYADDADLERELKAQEREGDPMLAYIKRKQIKEGKQEPEKPKYQGPFMPNRFGIQPGYRWDGVDRSNGYEKKWFDAQNARKAVQEEAYKWSTADM; encoded by the exons ATGATAAGTCAGAAAGAGTATTTGAAGAAATACCTGTCATCCGACAAGGACAAaaagaagattaaaaaaaagaaacccaaAATCGGGTCCAAGAC TGTTAAAATTATTGACGATGACATTGATCTTAAAAATATGAGAGCAATAGAAGATGGGGAATTCGACATTTACAACAACACGGAAGATGGACCACAAATCGCTGGTATTGTCGACGAACGCGGTCCAGTTGATTTTTCCGACAAGAAAAGGTGGAAAATTATAACAGACGATATTGATGGAGACATAACTGTAACCAGCATTGACAGAAACGAGAGAATATCTGAGGCGATGAGCCAGTCAAGCAGAATACCTGCTCCTAATTCCAGAGATCGTTCTCTATCTGATGATGGTAAAGGCAGTCCACCTCATAGGCAAAGGAATGATTCCGACCAGAAAGAATCTAGTCGTAAGACACTATCGTCAAAGAAACTGCGTCAACATTCTGTTTCTAGTTCGATTGAAAAGCCACCTGCTTCAGAGGACAGTGACTTCAGTCCACCTcggagagtaaaaaaaaacaatgactTGGAAAAGTTCACTCGACGTAGGAAATCttttaaaaagaaacaaagcCGAGCAGTTTCCAGCCCTGCAAGCAATTCCTCAGATTCTGAAAACAACGACACTAGTCCACCTAGCAGGCCCAGAAAGGATTCTGATTCAGATGAAACTAGGTGCAAGAAATCTTCGAAGAAGAAACGGCGGGTTGAAAATCCTTGCAACTCCGAGGACAGCAAATGCAGCCAACCTCGAATATTCCGGAAGAACTCTGATTTGGATGAATCGATTTGCAGAAAATCATTCAAGAAACGACACAGTGCTTTCTCTTTAAATTTTGAGGATAATGACTTAAGCCTGCCTCGGAGGATTAGAAAAGACTCGGACTCTGATCTTAGCCCACCCAGAAATTCAAAGgctgaaagaattgattgtACTAAACATTCGAAACAACGTGAAAATTCATTGACAAGTTCTCGGCATGACAAGCATTACAATAGAACTTCTAAAGCATCTCCTTCTGTACATTTTGAATCTTTACGTTCTAGAGAAAAAGATGAGTACAAATTAGGGAAACATAGTAATAGGAGTAATTCATCCGAACATGAGAGAAGTAATCAACAATCGAGAAAAGATAGAACAAAATTGAACAGCAGGAGAAGAAAGGAAGGTGATAAAGTTCGGTCAATATCACCTCAGGATAGACGACGAGATGGCAAAAAGGGAGGAACAAATAAGCATTCCAGAAAGGATGAAGGTGACTCTGCACCTGATTTGAGTCCACCTAGGGAGACTCAGATGAATCATGAAGATTTGGATTCAGAATCCAAACCATTACAAAAAACTtctaaaaattatcaagaG ATGAGTGAAGAGACAACTGGTTTTGGGCAGGCTCCAATTTTCCGCGATCGTAAAACTGGTAGAAGACGAGACTTCGCGGCAGAAAGACGCGACAAAGAACAGAAGGATGAAAAGCGGAAAGAATTGGAGAATAAATATGCTCAGTGGGGAAGAGG TTTGAAGCAAGTTGAAGACCACAAAGAAAAGCTGGACAGAGATTTGTACGAGATGAGTAAACCCCTGGCAAGGTACGCGGATGATGCGGATTTGGAGCGAGAACTCAAAGCACAGGAAAGAGAAGGGGATCCAATGCTAGCATACATAAAACGGAAGCAGATAAAAGAAGGAAAACAGGAGCCag